From Flavobacterium sp. 102, a single genomic window includes:
- the lepA gene encoding translation elongation factor 4, with amino-acid sequence MKHIRNFCIIAHIDHGKSTLADRLLGATQTVSAREEKAQLLDNMDLERERGITIKSHAIQMEYKYKGEDYILNLIDTPGHVDFSYEVSRSIAACEGALLIVDAAQSIQAQTISNLYLALENDLEIIPVLNKVDLPSANPEEVSDDIIDLLGCKMEDIIHASGKTGFGVENILAAIIEKIPAPKGNKDEPLQALIFDSHYNPFRGIEVIFRVKNGEIKKGQKIKFMATGNEYFADEVGTLKLNQVPKNVISTGDVGYLISGIKEAKEVKVGDTLTDAKTPTTNMITGFEDVKPMVFAGIYPVDTDDYEDLRASMEKLQLNDASLVFTPESSAALGFGFRCGFLGMLHLEIIQERLEREYDMTVITTVPNVSYLAYTKKEPEVGFVVNNPSDLPEPSKLDRVEEPFIKATIITKSDYVGNVMSLCIEKRGVITNQTYLTTERVELNFDMPLAEIVFDFYDRLKTVSKGYASFDYSPIGMRASKLVKLDVLLNAQSVDALSALIHESNAYNIGKKMCEKLRELIPRQQFDIPIQAAIGAKIIARETIKALRKDVTAKCYGGDISRKRKLLEKQKKGKKRMRLVGNVEIPQEAFMAVLKLND; translated from the coding sequence ATGAAGCATATTAGAAATTTTTGCATTATTGCACACATTGACCACGGAAAAAGTACGCTTGCAGACAGACTTCTTGGCGCTACACAAACCGTTTCCGCTCGTGAAGAGAAAGCCCAATTGCTTGACAATATGGATTTGGAGCGTGAGCGCGGGATTACGATTAAGAGTCACGCCATCCAAATGGAATACAAATACAAAGGCGAAGATTATATCCTAAACCTTATTGATACTCCGGGACACGTTGATTTTTCGTATGAAGTTTCGCGTTCGATTGCTGCTTGTGAAGGAGCGCTTTTGATTGTAGATGCGGCTCAAAGTATACAAGCACAGACGATTTCCAACTTGTATTTGGCTTTAGAAAACGACTTGGAAATTATTCCCGTATTAAATAAAGTGGATTTGCCAAGTGCTAATCCGGAAGAAGTCAGTGATGACATTATCGATTTATTAGGTTGCAAAATGGAAGACATTATTCACGCTTCGGGTAAAACCGGCTTTGGTGTGGAAAATATTTTAGCGGCTATTATTGAAAAAATTCCTGCTCCAAAAGGAAACAAAGACGAACCTTTACAAGCCTTGATTTTTGATTCCCATTACAATCCTTTCCGCGGTATTGAAGTTATTTTCCGTGTCAAAAACGGTGAAATTAAAAAAGGGCAAAAAATTAAATTCATGGCCACCGGTAATGAATATTTTGCAGATGAAGTAGGAACGTTGAAGTTAAATCAGGTTCCGAAAAACGTAATTTCTACTGGCGATGTTGGGTATTTAATTTCCGGTATTAAGGAAGCCAAAGAAGTAAAAGTGGGTGACACTTTAACCGATGCCAAAACGCCAACGACCAATATGATTACAGGTTTTGAAGATGTAAAACCAATGGTTTTCGCCGGAATTTATCCTGTTGATACTGATGATTACGAAGATTTGCGTGCTTCGATGGAGAAACTGCAATTGAATGATGCTTCTTTGGTGTTTACACCGGAAAGTTCGGCCGCTTTAGGTTTTGGTTTCCGTTGTGGATTCTTAGGCATGTTACACTTGGAAATCATCCAAGAACGTTTGGAGCGCGAATACGATATGACCGTAATTACTACGGTTCCCAACGTTTCCTATTTGGCTTACACCAAAAAAGAACCGGAAGTTGGTTTTGTCGTGAACAATCCATCTGATTTACCGGAACCATCGAAATTAGACCGAGTTGAAGAGCCGTTTATCAAAGCGACCATCATAACCAAATCTGATTATGTTGGTAATGTAATGAGTTTGTGTATTGAAAAACGCGGTGTGATTACCAATCAAACTTATCTAACTACTGAAAGAGTAGAGTTGAATTTCGACATGCCTTTGGCAGAGATTGTATTCGATTTTTATGATAGATTGAAAACCGTTTCCAAAGGTTATGCGTCGTTTGATTATTCTCCAATTGGAATGCGAGCGTCTAAATTAGTTAAATTGGATGTTTTATTGAATGCGCAATCTGTGGATGCGCTTTCCGCTTTGATTCATGAAAGTAACGCTTACAACATTGGTAAAAAAATGTGTGAGAAACTGCGTGAATTAATCCCAAGACAACAATTTGACATTCCGATTCAGGCGGCGATTGGTGCCAAAATCATCGCGCGTGAAACGATAAAAGCATTGCGTAAAGACGTTACCGCCAAATGTTACGGTGGTGATATTTCGCGTAAACGTAAACTCTTGGAAAAGCAGAAAAAAGGAAAGAAAAGAATGCGTTTGGTAGGTAATGTTGAAATTCCTCAAGAAGCGTTTATGGCAGTTTTGAAACTGAACGATTAA
- the accC gene encoding acetyl-CoA carboxylase biotin carboxylase subunit: MFKKILIANRGEIALRVIRTCKEMGIKTVAVYSTADAESLHVKFADEAVCIGPPPSNLSYLKMSNIIAAAEITNADAIHPGYGFLSENAKFSKICQEHGIKFIGASPEMIDRMGDKASAKATMKAAGVPCVPGSEGLLESYEQALELSKGMGFPVMLKATAGGGGKGMRAVWKEEDLLKAWESARQESAAAFGNDGMYLEKLIEEPRHIEIQVVGDSYGKACHLSERDCSVQRRHQKLTEETPSPFMTDELRTNMGEAAVKAAEFIKYEGAGTVEFLVDKHRNFYFMEMNTRIQVEHPITEQVIDYDLIREQILVAAGVPISGKNYLPQLHSIECRINAEDPYNDFRPSPGKITVLHAPGGHGVRLDTHVYAGYTIPPNYDSMIAKLITTAQTREEAINKMKRALDEFYIEGVKTTIPFHRQLMDEPDYVAGNYTTKFMESFKMNDPE; the protein is encoded by the coding sequence ATGTTTAAAAAAATATTAATTGCCAATAGAGGTGAAATTGCGCTTCGCGTCATCAGAACCTGTAAAGAAATGGGCATCAAGACCGTGGCAGTTTACTCAACAGCCGACGCGGAAAGTTTACACGTAAAGTTTGCAGACGAAGCCGTTTGTATTGGACCACCGCCAAGTAATTTATCTTACTTGAAAATGTCGAATATCATTGCGGCTGCAGAAATCACTAATGCCGATGCGATTCATCCGGGTTATGGTTTCTTATCTGAAAACGCGAAATTCTCTAAAATTTGTCAGGAACACGGTATCAAATTTATTGGTGCTTCTCCTGAAATGATTGACCGTATGGGAGACAAAGCTTCGGCGAAAGCGACCATGAAAGCAGCTGGAGTTCCTTGTGTTCCCGGTTCTGAAGGTCTTTTAGAATCTTACGAACAAGCCTTAGAATTATCTAAAGGCATGGGCTTTCCGGTGATGTTGAAAGCTACTGCCGGTGGTGGTGGAAAAGGAATGCGTGCCGTTTGGAAAGAAGAAGATTTGTTGAAAGCATGGGAAAGTGCTCGACAAGAATCAGCGGCAGCGTTTGGTAATGACGGGATGTATTTGGAGAAATTAATCGAAGAACCACGTCATATCGAAATTCAAGTGGTAGGCGATTCTTATGGAAAAGCTTGTCACTTATCAGAAAGAGATTGTTCGGTTCAACGTCGTCACCAAAAGTTGACTGAGGAAACTCCGTCTCCATTCATGACTGACGAATTGCGAACCAATATGGGTGAAGCCGCTGTAAAAGCAGCAGAATTCATCAAATATGAAGGTGCAGGAACGGTAGAATTTTTGGTAGACAAACACCGAAATTTCTACTTTATGGAAATGAATACTCGTATCCAAGTAGAGCATCCAATCACAGAACAAGTTATCGATTATGACTTGATTCGTGAGCAAATATTAGTAGCGGCCGGTGTGCCGATTTCGGGTAAAAATTATTTACCACAATTGCACTCTATAGAATGTCGTATCAACGCTGAAGATCCTTATAATGACTTCCGTCCTTCGCCGGGTAAGATTACGGTTTTACATGCGCCGGGTGGACACGGAGTACGTTTAGACACTCACGTTTACGCAGGTTATACGATTCCGCCAAATTATGACTCTATGATTGCTAAGTTGATTACAACGGCGCAAACCAGAGAAGAAGCCATCAACAAGATGAAACGCGCTTTGGACGAGTTTTACATTGAAGGTGTAAAAACCACGATTCCATTCCACAGACAGTTGATGGATGAGCCGGATTATGTGGCAGGAAATTATACTACGAAGTTTATGGAGAGTTTTAAAATGAACGATCCGGAATAA
- the pdxA gene encoding 4-hydroxythreonine-4-phosphate dehydrogenase PdxA encodes MKKAENIIVGISIGDLNGIGSEVILKTFEDSRMLELCTPVIFANVKVLSFIKKTLELTAPLHGIDKIEQLVVGKINVLNIWRDGVDLNFGQNDENIGKYAIKSFVAATKALKENQIDVLVTAPINKYNIQSEEFKFPGHTDYLDKELEGNALMLMVQDNLRIGLLTDHIPVNEVAKHLTEKLIIQKIETIRKSLIQDFNINKPKIAVLALNPHAGDNGVIGKEDDEILKPTLKKLFEKGTLVFGPFAADGFFGSNQYEKYDAVLATYHDQGLIPFKTLSFGNGVNYTAGLNKIRTSPDHGTAYEIAGKGVADYNSFKEAVYTAIDIYNSRFQHLEISKNPLKTKEKQL; translated from the coding sequence ATGAAAAAAGCAGAAAATATAATCGTTGGAATATCCATTGGAGATTTAAACGGTATTGGAAGCGAAGTAATCCTTAAGACTTTTGAAGACTCCAGAATGCTGGAGCTTTGCACACCGGTTATTTTTGCCAATGTAAAAGTGCTTTCATTTATCAAAAAAACACTGGAACTTACGGCTCCATTACATGGTATTGATAAAATAGAGCAACTAGTCGTTGGGAAAATCAATGTCTTGAACATTTGGCGTGACGGTGTTGATTTGAATTTTGGGCAAAATGACGAAAACATCGGAAAATATGCTATAAAATCATTCGTCGCTGCTACCAAAGCCTTAAAAGAAAACCAAATTGACGTTTTAGTCACTGCACCAATTAATAAATACAATATCCAATCAGAAGAATTTAAATTTCCGGGTCATACCGATTATTTAGACAAAGAATTAGAAGGGAATGCTTTAATGCTAATGGTTCAAGATAATTTAAGAATTGGTTTATTAACAGATCACATTCCGGTAAACGAGGTAGCCAAACATTTGACTGAAAAATTAATCATTCAAAAAATTGAAACCATCAGAAAATCTTTGATTCAAGATTTCAATATAAACAAACCAAAAATTGCGGTTTTAGCTTTGAATCCACATGCCGGGGATAACGGTGTGATTGGAAAAGAAGACGATGAAATTTTGAAACCTACATTAAAAAAATTGTTTGAAAAAGGCACTTTGGTTTTTGGGCCTTTTGCTGCCGATGGTTTTTTTGGCAGCAATCAATATGAAAAATATGATGCCGTTTTGGCCACTTATCACGACCAAGGGTTAATTCCGTTTAAAACTTTGTCTTTTGGAAATGGTGTTAATTACACGGCAGGTTTAAATAAAATAAGAACTTCTCCTGATCATGGAACGGCATATGAAATTGCCGGAAAAGGAGTTGCCGACTATAATTCGTTCAAGGAAGCGGTTTATACAGCGATTGACATTTATAATTCTAGATTTCAACACCTGGAAATCAGCAAGAACCCCTTGAAAACAAAAGAAAAACAGTTATAA
- the mce gene encoding methylmalonyl-CoA epimerase has protein sequence MRKIEHIGIAVKSLETSNLLFEKLFGNPPYKEEEVASEGVKTSFFMNGPNKIELLEATNPESPIAKFLEKKGEGIHHIAFDVEDIISEMERLKNEGFIVLNETPKKGADNKLVAFLHPKGTNGVLIELCQEIQ, from the coding sequence ATGAGAAAAATAGAACATATAGGTATAGCGGTAAAAAGTTTAGAAACGTCAAACCTCCTTTTTGAAAAACTCTTCGGAAATCCGCCTTATAAAGAAGAAGAAGTCGCCAGCGAAGGCGTAAAAACTTCCTTTTTTATGAACGGCCCAAATAAAATAGAACTATTAGAAGCCACCAATCCCGAAAGCCCAATCGCTAAATTCCTGGAAAAGAAAGGCGAAGGCATTCACCACATTGCCTTTGATGTGGAAGATATTATTTCAGAAATGGAACGTTTAAAAAATGAAGGCTTCATTGTATTAAACGAAACACCTAAAAAAGGCGCTGATAACAAGCTGGTTGCATTCTTACATCCGAAAGGCACCAACGGTGTTTTGATTGAGCTTTGTCAAGAAATCCAATAA
- the accB gene encoding acetyl-CoA carboxylase biotin carboxyl carrier protein, whose amino-acid sequence MDLKEIQNLIKFVSNSGVAEVKLETGDIKITIRTTLEGNSPDITYVQQAPMQQAIAAPVAAAPVTAAPAAAPAADENSKYVTIKSPMIGTFYRKPSPDKPVFVEVGSTIQKGDVLCVVEAMKLFNEIEAEITGKIVKILVDDMSPVEFDQPLFLVDPS is encoded by the coding sequence ATGGATTTAAAAGAAATTCAAAACCTAATCAAATTTGTATCCAATTCCGGCGTAGCTGAAGTGAAGTTAGAGACAGGTGACATTAAAATTACAATCCGAACTACCTTAGAAGGAAACTCACCTGATATTACTTACGTACAACAAGCGCCAATGCAACAAGCTATTGCTGCTCCGGTTGCTGCTGCTCCCGTGACTGCTGCTCCTGCTGCTGCTCCTGCTGCTGATGAGAATTCGAAATATGTTACTATAAAATCTCCAATGATTGGAACATTCTACCGCAAACCATCTCCGGACAAACCGGTTTTTGTGGAAGTTGGTAGCACCATCCAAAAAGGTGACGTACTTTGTGTAGTAGAAGCGATGAAGTTATTCAACGAAATCGAAGCAGAAATCACCGGAAAAATCGTGAAGATTTTAGTAGACGATATGTCTCCGGTAGAATTTGACCAACCTTTATTCTTAGTAGACCCATCATAA
- a CDS encoding FtsX-like permease family protein: protein MNFSLYIAKRYLFSKSKNNAINIITGIASVGIIVGAMALFVVLSVFSGLRDFSLSFSNDFDPDLKVNPISGKSFFISPNQEKELKNIDGVASYSKVVEDRVLFFFDGKEQVTYLKGVDVNFTKTNVVDQNLVNGKWLEPNTVQVVIGYGISEKLSLGLYDFNNAFEVYVPRKGKGVIESEAEAFNKAKLIPIGIYAISEDLDSKYVFCDLILAQYLLELKANQISGVEIKLKPEAEEEIVIEKLNTLFQNKVDIKNRAQQNATLYKMLNTENIAVYLIFTLVIIIALFNLIGALIMMVLDKKSNLKTLYNLGSEIKDLKKIFLLQGSLLSLFGGIIGLLLGVIIVVIQQQFNLVMITETLAYPVVFSIQNVVIVFLTIVSLGFISSWIASSRVSKKLLD from the coding sequence TTGAATTTCTCGTTATACATAGCCAAACGTTATCTTTTTAGCAAAAGTAAAAACAATGCTATTAATATTATTACGGGTATCGCTTCAGTAGGCATTATTGTTGGCGCCATGGCTTTGTTTGTGGTGCTTTCTGTTTTTAGCGGGTTGCGTGATTTTAGTTTGTCATTCTCCAATGACTTTGACCCCGATTTGAAAGTCAATCCCATTTCCGGAAAATCTTTTTTTATTAGTCCGAATCAGGAAAAAGAGCTTAAAAATATTGATGGTGTTGCTTCTTACAGCAAAGTCGTGGAAGACCGCGTGCTTTTCTTTTTTGACGGAAAAGAGCAAGTCACTTATTTAAAAGGTGTCGATGTCAATTTTACCAAAACCAACGTGGTTGACCAAAATTTGGTGAACGGAAAATGGTTGGAACCCAATACTGTTCAAGTAGTGATTGGTTATGGAATTTCGGAGAAGTTATCTCTTGGACTTTATGATTTTAATAATGCTTTTGAAGTTTACGTACCGAGAAAAGGCAAAGGTGTTATCGAAAGTGAAGCCGAAGCCTTTAACAAAGCGAAGTTGATTCCGATTGGGATTTATGCCATCAGCGAGGATTTAGATAGTAAATATGTGTTTTGTGATTTGATTTTGGCGCAGTATTTATTAGAATTGAAGGCCAATCAGATTTCGGGAGTAGAAATTAAACTGAAACCTGAAGCAGAAGAAGAAATAGTTATTGAAAAACTGAATACTTTGTTTCAAAATAAAGTCGATATCAAAAACAGAGCGCAACAAAATGCTACTTTATATAAAATGTTGAATACCGAGAATATTGCCGTGTATTTGATTTTTACTTTGGTGATTATTATTGCGCTCTTTAACTTAATTGGCGCACTGATTATGATGGTTTTGGATAAAAAAAGCAATTTAAAAACGCTTTACAATTTGGGTTCCGAGATCAAAGATTTGAAGAAAATATTTTTGTTGCAAGGCAGTTTGCTGAGTCTTTTTGGTGGCATAATTGGATTACTTTTGGGCGTAATTATTGTGGTGATTCAGCAACAATTTAATTTGGTTATGATTACCGAAACCTTAGCTTATCCTGTAGTCTTTAGTATTCAAAATGTAGTGATAGTCTTCTTGACGATTGTATCTTTAGGCTTTATTTCCAGTTGGATTGCGAGTAGTAGAGTAAGTAAAAAGTTGTTGGATTAA
- the rbfA gene encoding 30S ribosome-binding factor RbfA, with protein METNRQKKIGSVLQKDLVDILQGEVRKNGISNLVISVSKVSVTTDLSIAKVYLSVFPQDKAAALLEAIKTNAPLIKHDLSQRVKLQLRKVPNLAFYIDDSLDYIEKIDNALAGKENPIENRDLLDKRKKF; from the coding sequence ATGGAAACGAACAGACAGAAAAAAATTGGCAGTGTATTGCAAAAGGATTTGGTAGATATTCTTCAGGGAGAAGTGCGTAAAAACGGCATTTCTAACTTGGTGATTTCAGTTTCAAAAGTGAGTGTAACTACCGATTTGTCTATTGCCAAAGTTTATTTGAGTGTTTTTCCACAAGACAAGGCCGCAGCTTTATTGGAAGCCATTAAAACCAATGCACCTTTAATCAAACACGATTTGTCGCAAAGGGTAAAACTACAATTGCGTAAAGTTCCGAATTTGGCTTTCTACATTGACGATTCGTTGGATTATATTGAAAAAATTGACAATGCTTTGGCCGGAAAAGAGAATCCGATTGAAAATCGTGACCTTTTAGACAAACGCAAGAAATTTTAA
- a CDS encoding riboflavin synthase, translating to MFTGIIETLGIVKEIRKDNDNIHVTVSSSITHELKIDQSVAHNGVCLTVVAINNDEYTVTAIRETIEKTNLGDWKTGDLLNLERAMKLGDRLDGHIVQGHVDQIGICKLIEEANGSWYFTFEYDSKLNNITIEKGSITVNGVSLTVVNSKGNEFSVAIIPYTFEHTNFKTFKIGSKINLEFDVVGKYVARLHSLRQ from the coding sequence ATGTTTACAGGAATAATTGAAACCCTTGGAATAGTCAAAGAAATACGGAAAGATAATGACAATATTCACGTAACGGTTTCCTCTTCGATAACCCATGAATTAAAAATCGACCAAAGTGTCGCGCACAATGGAGTTTGTCTTACGGTAGTGGCCATTAATAATGATGAATATACGGTAACGGCTATTAGAGAAACTATAGAAAAAACGAATCTCGGCGATTGGAAAACAGGAGATTTGCTCAATTTGGAACGCGCCATGAAATTAGGTGACCGACTTGACGGTCATATAGTTCAAGGCCATGTAGACCAAATCGGAATTTGTAAACTGATAGAAGAGGCAAACGGCAGTTGGTATTTTACTTTTGAATACGACAGCAAATTAAACAACATTACGATCGAAAAAGGTTCAATAACGGTTAACGGAGTTAGTTTGACTGTTGTTAATTCCAAAGGAAATGAATTTAGTGTGGCGATTATCCCTTATACTTTTGAGCATACTAACTTTAAAACTTTTAAAATCGGCTCAAAAATAAATTTAGAATTTGATGTTGTGGGAAAATACGTTGCGAGATTGCATTCTTTAAGACAGTAA
- a CDS encoding DUF177 domain-containing protein: MKSTNEYLIPFAGLKLGKHQFEFKINKKFFDGFSFDEFESCDVAVNVVLEKKSTMLEINFKHNGTVNVPCDLTGEPFDLPIKGKIKLVVQFGDEFNNDNDELLILTHGEHQIDLSQYIYEMIVLSVPLKRVHPGVKDGTLQTEALKKLNELQVKEAKEVTKEDDIDPRWDKLKQLLTDK, encoded by the coding sequence ATGAAAAGTACAAATGAATATTTAATTCCTTTTGCAGGGTTAAAATTAGGAAAGCATCAGTTTGAGTTTAAAATAAACAAAAAGTTCTTTGACGGATTTAGTTTTGATGAATTCGAAAGTTGTGATGTAGCAGTAAATGTTGTCTTGGAAAAAAAGTCAACCATGCTGGAAATCAACTTTAAACACAATGGAACTGTTAACGTTCCTTGTGACTTAACCGGAGAGCCATTTGATTTACCTATTAAAGGAAAAATTAAATTGGTTGTTCAGTTTGGGGACGAATTCAATAATGATAATGATGAATTATTGATCTTAACTCATGGCGAACATCAAATAGATTTATCACAATACATTTATGAAATGATTGTATTGTCTGTGCCTCTCAAAAGGGTTCATCCTGGTGTAAAAGACGGAACATTACAGACAGAAGCATTAAAAAAACTAAACGAATTACAAGTAAAAGAAGCAAAAGAAGTAACAAAAGAAGATGATATTGACCCACGTTGGGACAAATTAAAACAACTATTAACGGATAAATAA
- the rpmF gene encoding 50S ribosomal protein L32 — translation MAHPKRKISKTRRDKRRTHYKATVAQIATCPVTGEAHLYHRAYWHEGKMYYRGQVVIDKSVAVA, via the coding sequence ATGGCACATCCTAAGAGAAAAATCTCCAAAACAAGAAGAGACAAAAGAAGAACTCATTATAAAGCAACTGTTGCTCAAATCGCTACTTGCCCGGTAACCGGTGAAGCGCATTTATACCACAGAGCTTATTGGCATGAAGGAAAAATGTATTACAGAGGACAAGTAGTTATTGATAAATCAGTAGCTGTTGCTTAA
- the dusB gene encoding tRNA dihydrouridine synthase DusB — MPKIGNILLPDFPLLLAPMEDVSDPPFRRLCKLHGADLMYSEFISSEGLIRDAMKSRMKLDIFDYERPVGIQIFGGDEEAMEMSSRIVDAVQPDLVDINFGCPVKKVVCKGAGAGVLKDVDLMVRLTKAVIKGTSLPVTVKTRLGWDENSINIDEVAERLQDIGVQALTVHARTRAQMYKGHSDWSHIQRIKENPRIKMPIFGNGDIDSPEKALEYKNKYGLDGMMIGRAAIGYPWIFNEIKHYFKTGEHLAQPTMADRIEAARNHLTWSMDWKGERVGIVEMRRHYTNYFKGIPNFKEHRLKLVTLESAESLFKTLDEIQDVYSGFQFV; from the coding sequence ATGCCCAAAATAGGCAACATCCTTTTACCTGATTTCCCTTTGCTTCTTGCGCCTATGGAAGACGTGAGTGATCCTCCATTCCGCAGACTTTGCAAGTTACACGGCGCCGATTTAATGTACTCGGAATTTATCTCTTCTGAGGGATTAATTCGCGATGCGATGAAAAGCCGAATGAAGTTGGACATCTTTGATTATGAACGTCCTGTTGGGATTCAAATTTTTGGCGGTGATGAAGAAGCGATGGAAATGTCTTCAAGAATTGTTGATGCTGTCCAACCGGATTTAGTCGATATTAATTTTGGTTGTCCTGTGAAAAAAGTCGTGTGCAAAGGCGCCGGCGCCGGTGTTTTAAAAGATGTCGATTTAATGGTACGTTTGACCAAAGCCGTTATTAAAGGGACTTCTCTTCCGGTTACGGTGAAAACGCGATTAGGCTGGGATGAAAATTCTATTAATATTGACGAAGTCGCCGAACGTTTACAAGATATTGGTGTACAAGCTTTAACGGTTCACGCCCGAACTCGTGCTCAGATGTACAAAGGTCATTCTGATTGGTCACACATTCAACGCATTAAAGAAAACCCAAGAATTAAGATGCCAATCTTTGGAAATGGTGATATTGATTCGCCTGAAAAAGCATTGGAATACAAAAATAAATACGGCCTTGACGGTATGATGATTGGTCGCGCTGCGATTGGTTATCCTTGGATTTTTAACGAAATCAAGCACTATTTCAAAACCGGAGAACATTTGGCACAACCTACAATGGCAGACCGAATTGAAGCCGCGAGAAACCATCTCACTTGGTCTATGGACTGGAAAGGCGAACGCGTGGGAATTGTAGAAATGCGCCGTCACTACACCAATTACTTTAAAGGAATTCCCAACTTTAAGGAACACCGTTTAAAATTGGTTACGCTGGAATCTGCTGAATCTTTGTTCAAAACTTTGGATGAAATTCAAGACGTTTATTCCGGTTTTCAGTTTGTTTAA
- a CDS encoding beta-ketoacyl-ACP synthase III: MTTITAAITAVGAYVPEFVLSNQVLETMVDTNDEWITTRTGIKERRLLKEKGKGTSYLAIKAAQDLISKANINPAEIDLVIMATATPDMPVAATGVYVASQIGAVNAFAYDLQAACSSFLFGMSNAAAYIESGRYKKVLLIGADKMSSIIDYTDRATCIIFGDGAGAVLFEPNYEGLGLQDEFLRSDGIGREYLKIDAGGSILPPSAETVANGQHFVFQDGKTVFKYAVSGMADVSEKIMERNNLTKEDVNWLIAHQANKRIIDATANRMGLEEEKVLVNIQKYGNTTSATLPLLLSDFENQFKKGDNLIFAAFGGGFTWGSIYLKWAYNKQQ, translated from the coding sequence ATGACTACAATTACAGCCGCAATAACCGCAGTTGGAGCTTATGTTCCGGAATTTGTACTCTCAAATCAAGTACTGGAAACCATGGTTGATACCAATGACGAATGGATTACCACTCGTACCGGAATCAAGGAAAGAAGACTTTTAAAAGAAAAAGGAAAAGGCACTTCTTATTTAGCCATCAAAGCCGCTCAAGATTTAATTTCTAAAGCCAATATCAATCCCGCAGAAATAGACTTGGTCATTATGGCAACCGCAACACCGGATATGCCCGTGGCTGCGACAGGTGTTTATGTGGCCAGTCAAATTGGTGCTGTTAATGCTTTTGCTTATGATTTACAAGCCGCTTGTTCAAGTTTCTTATTCGGAATGTCGAATGCTGCAGCTTACATAGAATCAGGTAGATACAAAAAAGTACTTTTAATTGGTGCCGATAAAATGTCTTCTATCATTGACTATACCGATAGAGCAACTTGTATTATCTTCGGAGATGGTGCAGGAGCCGTTTTATTTGAACCCAATTACGAAGGGCTTGGTCTTCAAGACGAGTTTTTAAGAAGCGACGGAATCGGTAGAGAATACCTAAAAATTGATGCCGGCGGTTCCATTCTTCCTCCATCAGCCGAAACGGTTGCTAATGGACAACACTTTGTTTTTCAAGACGGAAAAACGGTTTTCAAATATGCTGTTTCAGGCATGGCCGATGTTAGTGAGAAAATCATGGAGCGCAATAACTTAACCAAAGAAGATGTAAATTGGTTAATTGCACACCAAGCGAACAAAAGAATCATCGATGCTACTGCTAACAGAATGGGCTTAGAGGAAGAAAAAGTATTGGTAAATATTCAAAAATATGGCAATACTACTTCAGCAACATTACCTTTGTTGTTGAGTGATTTTGAAAATCAATTTAAAAAAGGCGATAATTTAATTTTTGCAGCATTTGGTGGTGGATTCACTTGGGGTTCTATCTATCTAAAATGGGCATACAACAAACAACAATAA